The following is a genomic window from Sebastes umbrosus isolate fSebUmb1 unplaced genomic scaffold, fSebUmb1.pri S35, whole genome shotgun sequence.
ACTCTGTCTTATGCTTAGAGTCAGACATCAGGAAAGCACAGACCAACAAAGAAGTAGTATTAGCTATCTTCTTTGATATGGAAAAAGCATATGATATGCTCTGGAAAGAAGGGTTACTCATTAAATTGAATTCATTGGGAATTGGTGGTAGAGCATATAATTGGGTGAAGGACTTTTTATTTGACAGGAAAATACAGGTAAGAGTAGATGCAGAATATtcaaatgtatatacagtggaTAATGGAACTCCACAAGGTAGTGTATGTAGTCcgttattattcaatataatgaTCAATGATAGATTTTCTCAGGTTGAGCTAAATATAGGAAAGTCTATGTACGCAGATGATGGAGCTCTTTGGATAAGAGGCCGCAATGTATCATTTGTTAAGAAGAAAATGCAAGCTGCAATAGCTGAGGTGGAGAAATGGGCAAACAAATGGGGATTCAAGTTATCAGTAGCAAAAACACAAGTTATTTGTTTCTTAAAACGGAGTAAAATCACACCCATTTCCCTAAAACTGTATGATCAACCTCTGGAGCAAGTCAAAGCTGTTCGATTTCTGGGGATTTGGTTTGATGAAAAGCTCACATGGAACATTCATTTAGATAAAATCAGGAGcaaatgtaaaaaagtcatcAATATACTGCGTTGTTTGACAGGACAGGAGTGGGGAGCAAGTAGAGCATCTTTACAACATATATACTGGGCTCTCATGAGATCTGTCCTTGACTATGGGTGTGTAGCTTACATGTCAGCAGCAGAATCAAACCTCAAGAAATGAGATGTACTGCAAGCTCAGGCTTTGAGAACCATTAGTGGATCATTCAGAACATCTCCGGTATCAGCAATGCAAGTGGAAGTGGGAGAGATGCCCCTACGGATTAGAAGAATAAAATGAATGCTGGCATACTGGGTTAATCTTCAGGGGCATTATGAAACTCACCCTACCAAAAGTGTTTTGACAGACTGCTGGGAACATAAGCTTTGGGTGGGTAGGTGATGCAAAGGCAGAAAACATAGGGTTATGTCAATTCCAATATTGCTCTACAGTTTCAGTTTCCTCCATTCCTCCCTGGTTATTCCCCTTACCAAGTGTTGACCTCAATATACAGCAGGAATTGAAGGAGAAGTCAAAGAAAATTCCAGCATGGCGCATAGTCCAGAATTATTCTGATCAGCACTTCACAGACTCCGTGTTCTTATTTACAGACAGCTCCAAAGATCCTGAGACAGGGTGTGCAGGTGCAGCAGTTTATATCCCGGTGAGTTAGACCTACATCAGGAAAAGAGTATCAGATCATGTGTCAGTATATACTACAGAAATATTGGCAATATTAttggccctgcagtggatagaGGAGAGGGAAATAACAAACACCGTTATTGCATCTGACAGTTTTTCAGCACTCACAAGCATAGGATCTGGTAGATCATCAGTCAGAACGGatttaattaatgaaatatttctCATTATGTATAGGATGGAAATAAAAGGCACAGGTACACGATTCATATGGGTTCCTGCTCATGTTGGTGTGGAAGGAAATGAGCAGGTAGACATCCTGGCCAAACAAACACTAAGAATTAAGAATATAGAATTACAAATTCCATTAAGTAAAGCTGAGGCTAAACCATTCATCAAGAACTATGCACAAGAAGTATGGCAGGAGTACTGGGATGAGCAGGAAACTGGAAGGcatatgtacaatatacagaAACATGTTGGAGCAGGGAGAAAGGTGGGCTGGAAAAGAAGGGAAGAAAATATCATCACTCGACTAAGAATCGGACATACAGGTCTTAATCAAACATTATATcgaataggcaagcacccaactgggaaATGTACACACTGTAACCAGCCAGAAACTGTTGAACACGTACTGATACACTGCAGGAATTACACTATCCAGAGGAATCACCTTTTTCAGACACTAAGGAAGGCAAAACATCAGGACTTTTCAGtgtcaggtctattggggaatAAAGCAGATAATATAGacagtgaaattattcagtttttgagaaaaactgatttagttaaaagaatctagagttttcattattattatttttttttagttctattttgtttctgcacaatcttctgttccacactccagtccagatggaggcggtaatgcacctctaagatggtttgccaaccgccaataaacaccaaagaagaagaagaagaagaagaagaagagctgtaGGAGGCGTCTGAGCTCCATCTGTCTCTGCTGACCAACAACAAACTGCTGCTCCTGGTAACTGATGACTCATCAGCAGCTCtctttctgattggctgctgactgaacaggaagtgaaagtAAAGAGTCGGGACTTTCCAGAAACACTGGCtgttttcgaaaccgcatactatactagtagtacgtactgatttggccaaaatgtagtatgtagtatgcagtatgcagtatgcagtatgcagtatgcagtatgcagtatgcagtatgcagtatgcagtatgtcgTATGTAGTATGCGGTATGCGGTATGCGGTATGCGGTATGCAGTATGCGGTATGcggtatgcagtatgcagtatgtagtatgtagtatgcagtatgcagtatgcagtatgcagtatgcagtatgcagtatgtagtatgtagtatgtagtatgtagtatgtagtatgcgaacaaaagcaaaattctCCAGtctgcatcggaccagtctatctcacctactgtatcccacaatgcaaagcgccggAACAGCACAGGCTACGGGTAAACAACAGCAGCCAGAAGCTGCTGTTGTTTACGTTTTTTGTAGccatttcatcactaaactcacTTCTGAcagtttttgaggcgagaaatcaactgtgtagattattaatatcggcagttttacgaagttagatggcgaatcgaacatttgttccaccgttgtcggagtttagaagctccacagaaTACCGTGACAGCCAGCGAGCGCCTGCCCGGGTCGCTGCCAGCAagccgggtagtcacgctcagagaccgctatgagctgctggagctcactcCGGTCTCGTAGAccagaggcttttatttccttgttgacggatagtttgtttaaatatcacaacacagatgtgcattataaatgaacaggaacctgtgtttatctgcctttatGGAGTtcaaaagctccacaatcgcccgcaggcgtagctcgctggagagccggccagtgacgctcacagagcggctgcagagcagcagagtggcgagagAAAGAGCAGCTTCTGACGGAGCAGagattcctgctgagacaacatgacacttttttaacatttctctaatatctggaggagatcagtccacttttttttgctgtaactgaaaaagcagtttgagtaactagtaaatgttgtggatcaatattttatatttcccgtctctcctcgttgatgatcctgtttgtcggacttcattatgagctgttagaataaatagtttaaacctgcagtatcttataaagtaaacaagcagaacatagtcaacaaaatcaaagttgtattttttgataatactgtaatagtggtacaagtttgtttttttgtcctgtgcttcaagagctggtttaaagactAAAGCCTCatctagcatactgctaaatacatcactttaactgtcacatactgcatactactcaggagcgcagtatgcagtatgtactgcatactgcgctcctcagtagtatgcagcatgcggtttcgaatacagccagaGTTCAGGAGTCTGAAGAaaaaccagagaagaagaacactaaacaacacacacacacacacacacacacactcacacacacacactcacacacacactcacacacacactcacacacacacacacacacacacacacacacacacacacacacacacacactcacacacacactcacacacacacacacacacacacacacacacacacactcacacacacacactcacacacacacacacacacacacacacacacacacacacacacacactcacacacacacacacacacacactcacacacacacacacacacacacactcacacacacacacacacgcacgcacgcacacacacacacacacacacacacacacacacaccctctctctctctctctctcctgattGATGTAGTAACGTGTCGTCTCTTCTAGTGTTAATAAAGTTTATAAAGTTCACTGCAGTGACACACTGGACCTCCTCTACTCAGCATGCACtgatgataaatatatatataataataatatatataatgctcctggtagggtctccccAGACTAAGTGGTCCCAGTGGAGGGGCCAGACTAAGTGGTCCCAGTGGAGGGGCCAGACTAAGTGGTCCCAGTGGAGAGGCCAGACTAAGTGCTCCCAGTGGAGGGGCCAGACTAAGTGGTCCCAGTGGAGGGGCCAGACTAAGAGAGATCTAAAGACCCTGATGAAACGGACCAGACGGACTTGTGTGACCTCACCCAGACCAGGACAGACCGGGCCCCTCCTGGAGCCAGACCTGGGAGGGgagcgtctggtggccgggTCTTGGCCCACGGGGTCCTGCCGGGTCTTGGCCCACGGGGTCCTGCTGGGCTTTGGCCCATGGGGTCCCGCCGGGCTTTGGCCCATGGGGTCCTGCCTGGTCTTGGCCCACGGGGTCCTGCCGGGATTTTGGCCCACGGGGTCCCGCTAGGCACAACCCGAAACAGCTACATGGAGCCGCCCCCCTGCGGGCCCACCACCTGCAGGGCTAGGCATCGGGGTCGGGTGCAGTGTGAGCCGGGCGGCAGGTAAAGACTCTCATACTGGTTCTAGGTACAcagaacgtcacctctctggtGGGTAAAGAACCGGAGCTGGTACGAGAGGTGGAGCGGAACCAACTAGATATAGTTGAGCTCACCTCCACGCAGAGCTCTGGTTCTGGAACCATAGATCATTAATAGGTCATTAATAGATCATTAATAGATCATTAATAGATCATTAATAGATCATTAATAGGTCATTAATAGATCattaatagattattaatagattattaataggtcattaatagattattaatagattattaataggtcattaatagattattaatagattattaatagatcattaataggtcattaatagattattaataggtcattaatagattattaatagattattaatagatcattaataggtcattaatagattattaataggtcattaatagattattaatagatcattaatagatcattaatagattattaatagattattaatagatcattaataggtcattaatagattattaatagatcattaatagattattaatagatcagtaatagattattaatagatCAGTAATAGATCAAtaatagattattaatagatCATTAATAGATCAGtaatagattattaatagatCAGTAATAGATCAAtaatagattattaatagatCATTAATAGATCAGtaatagattattaatagatCAGTAATAGATCattaatagattattaatagatCATTAATAGGTCATTAATAGGTCattaatagattattaatagatCATTAATAGGTCATTAATGGATTATTAATAGATCattaatagattattaatagattattaatagatcattaataggtcattaatagattattaatagatcattaatagattattaatagatcagtaatagattattaatagatcattaataggtcattaatagattattaatagatcattaatagattattaatagatcagtaatagattattaatagatCAGTAATAGATCAAtaatagattattaatagatcattaatagattattaatagattattaatagatcattaataggtcattaatagattattaatagatcagtaatagattattaatagatCAGTAATAGATCAAtaatagattattaatagatCATTAATAGATCAGtaatagattattaatagatCAGTAATAGATCAGTAATAGATCattaatagattattaatagatCATTAATAGGTCATTAATAGGTCattaatagattattaatagatcattaataggtcattaatagattattaatagatCATTAATAGGTCATTAATAGATCATTAATAGATCattaatagattattaatagattattaatagatcagtaatagattattaatagatCATTAATAGATCAGTAATAGATCattaatagattattaatagatcattaatagatcattaatagatcattaatagattattaatagattattaatagattattaatagatCATTAATAGGTCATTAATAGATCATTAATAGATCATTAATAGATCATTAATAGGTCATTAATAGATCATTAATAGATGATTAATAGATGATTAATAGGTCATTAATAGATCATTAATAGGTCATTAATAGGTCATTAATAGATCATTAATAGGTCATTAATAGATCATTAATAGATCATTAATAGGTCATTAATAGGTCATTAATAGGTGAAGCACCAGGCTGAGTGGTGGATGGAAGGAGTCCATCTgagctcttctgtctctctgcttcttctctGGTAACTGATGACTCATCAGCAGCTCtctttctgattggctgctgacgTGGAAGTGAAAGTAAAGAGTCGGGACTTTCCAGAGACGCTGCTGTGTTCAGGTGCTGCAGGAAAACTCCCACGAGTCCTCACACGACGTGACTGTTCCAGCTGACCGTCAGTGTGTGAGAGGTGAGCGTGGTAAAGTCCGGGCTTTGCAGGGGCTCCTGAAGGCATCGTGTGGTCAGACTGGTTCTGGTGGTGAACAGAGAACGAAGACACTAAAACACAACCTGTCTCCTGTTGACACAAACTGTCCCGGGTCACCAAACCGACACAAACTGTCCCGGGTCACCAAACCGACACAAACTGTCCCGGGTCACCAAACCGACACAAACTGTCCCGGGTCACCAAACCGACACAAACTGTCCCGGGTCACCAAACCGACACAAACTGTCCCGGGTCACCAAACCGACACAAACTGTCCCGGGTCACCAAACCAACACAAACTGTCCCGGGTCACCAAACCAACACAAACTGTCCCGGGTCACCAAACCAACACAACCTGTCTCCTGTTGACACAAACTGTCCCGGGTCACCAAACCGACACAAACTGTACCGGGTCACCAAACCAACACAAACTGTCCCGGGTCACCAAACCAACACAAACTGTCCCGGGTCACCAAACCAACACAAACTGTCCCAGGTCACCAAACCGACCTGTCTCATGTTGGACAGGTTCTCTCTTCTATGGACACTTTTTATCTCACGTTGTTTCACTGCTGCCTTTAATACAACAGATACACACTAAATACACACATCATGAGAATAACAAGTAAAATATTAATGTTTGTTATAttgtttatgttaaatgtacctgtgagggtttctggacattgatttgtgttgatcattgattcacaataataaatatatacatagatttacataaagcagtatattagtccatgttgatgagagtattaaatactctcctttaatctccttttaaggttcaTCATGAACAGATTAAACATGACAGATTGATTAGTGATTGATCATGATGAACTACTTTAATTATTACCAGCTGTAGTTTAaagctggtgtttgtgtccagtgTCAGATAAACACCAGGctccactaatattattattattattactattattattattattattattattattattactattattactaatattattattattattattattattattattactattattactaatattattattattattactattattactaatattattattattattattactattattattattattattactattattactattattattattattactattattattattattactattattattattattattactattattactattattactattattattattattattattattactattattattactattattattattattattattattattattattattactattattattattattactattattattattattattattattactattattattactattattattattattattattattactattattattactattattattattattattattattattattattattattattattattattattattattattattattattctattagtAGAATTAGATTGTAGAGGAGGCTGCTGGTTGTTTCTGACTGGACCTCCAGAGTGTTAGAGAACCAGAACATTTACTGATTAAAGATAACAGATACTGATTTCCTAAATTCACACCATGTTGTAATCTAATGATATGTCCATATCTGTTGGTGTTTAGTCTTTATATCGTCCTGTTTAGTGTCCTGCTCGctgcacacagagagatgaACATACTGACGGGTTATAGTCAGTAAAGAATCACAGActgaggattattattattgattattatatattatataatatcagACATTCAAACTACAGTTTAACTCCACTTCACTCTGTAATGATCAATAAAGAAACTAAACTCAGAGATCATCACAACTAACTCAGTATCAACATGATGTCactggatgaatggatgaatatatctatagatagatagatagatagatggatggatggatggacggacggacggacggacggacggacggacggacggacggacggacggacggacggacggacagatagatagatggatggatggatagatagatagatggatagatagataggtagcctctccggtagagcttttgctgcgggggtctacctggaGCCGCTGCTCCGtacacaccggctgtgacggctccatccacctcgtGGTGATTAcatcattaacgttatggttcccttatagcgtcacgtcgcccgctcctcatttgcataaactaGACCAGAGGTTCTCAACCTTTAGTAACTTGAGGCTCATGTCTGATTGTTAAAAGAAATGAGAAACTGGGCTGTAAACATGTGTTATATAACCGTCAGCTGTTCTGACCCACATTGACCTCCAGCtcaccctcacccatcactatCTCCTCACCACACACTGGGGAGCTTTACTGGAGCAGCGTGGTCTCCAGTCACTCCATTCTGTGTCACTGCATCTGAGAcatacatgtctgtaaagaggagactcgtgggtacccatagaacccatttacattcacacatctggaggtcagaggtcaaggggcccctttgaacatggacatgacagtttgtcctctccaacatttagagtaagtttggagcgttatttaacctcttcatgaccagctagtctgacatggttggtaccgatggatccatCAGGTTCTACAGTTTGCTATGATACCAGGATTCatcctctagctttaaaacccgccCACTACGACCTCTGGAGAACAGATCAGCGACCGTTGGATTTTGAAGAAGTTAAACTAACCATTTGTCAGCACCTCCGCGGCCCACCAGGTGGTGCTCTGAGGTCCACTAGGTGgaagcgttaacttagcagttacgatgctgcgttcactgtctccagttcaccgtccgggagcgttaacttagcagctacgatgctgcgttcactgtctccagttcaccgtccgggagcattaacttagcagctacggtgctgcgttcactgtctccagttcaccgtccgggagcgttaacttagtagctacgatgctgcgtgtagtgtcgcggacatgcagccactttcccagtaaaagtctccaccgcacatttagtttagttcagcaggttgtccgctgtgtgtctgcctggatTAACGATAGCAAGCGTCCGACAGacagtgtgagtgtttgtgctacgttagcatctcTAGCGTTGCCGGTGGATCCGTGCTCGCtgtagtcacacacatacgctccGTCAGCGCGGCGTCACTTTAGAgagtttccgacagaccgtgtgtgtgttgttggtggtgttgtagctgtgaacgtagctgtagcagaccgTGTTTATCTGAAGGTGAATAAAtactacgaggctacaactatagacgggagccaacttcctgtatctgtaacgccgcctcagactctcttaaggtggactgttaaggtggaccagctttccTCCTTCAAGAGACGagtttattaacatttcttttaaccgatagtgttaatcagttaagatgcttaatgtgggttaacggttaagatgcttaatgtgggttaacggttaagatgcttaatgtgggttaacggttaagatgcttaatgtgggttaacggttaacggttaacggttaacggttatCGGTTAACGGGTAATTGTGAACATCCCTGGTGGAGAGCGCCGCCACATGGACGAGGACCGGCTGGTTAGTGGAGATGAAATGAGACAGTCAGTCGTCCCGGATGGAGACGAGGACATTCACTTGATTACTGTCCCTCTGAGCAGCGGGGACGCTCTCAGGTATAGACTGTACGTAGCGTCCACCACAGAGACATGAGACATGAGGAGCAGCTACCTGGAGACAGAGGATATGAGCAGCACCTCCCTGACGGTGAGAGacgatggagaggagaggaggcgtcTCTCCAGCAGCTCACTCAGTGGTCTTTAATGTAACGTCTAGAGATCAGGTGAACTCTCTCACCTCTTCACCTGTTGGATGGTTGTGTTCAGTAGAAACATGATGATGGGAGTTCCACTCTCTGAGAGGGGACTTTACTTCACATTCCTGACTCTGGAAAAGACTACATATTactattatattcatattatcTTCATCTTTGGTATCACTGTATTTAATCTGACATGTTGGAGATGAAACTGAATTCAACGTTTACGTTTTAAAGACTTTACTTTGAAAAACTCAGAATGATACAAAGTTTCAATctaacctttattttgaaaagcctctATGGATCCAGTATTGATTATTGATCTGCAGCTGtcatcatgtctgtaaagtgcaGTTgatgtgagcagcagcagcagcagcagcagacggcCTCTACCTGGTAACACATGACAGcacgtctctctgctctctgattggctgctgctctctgtgtgtctaagagatcagctgctgctgctggagttaCTGTCAGTCTCCTCAGACGGGTTCAGGTCTACAGACGGGTTCAGGTCTACAGACGGGTTCAGGTCTACAGAGAGTCTACAGACGGGTTCAGGTCTACAGACGGGTTCAGGTCTACAGACGGGTTCAGGTCTACAGACGGGTTCAGGTCTACAGACGGGTTCAGGTCTACAGAGAGTCTACAGACGGGTTCAGGTCTACAGACGGGTTCAGGTCTACAGACGGGTTCAGGTCTACAGACGGGTTCAGGACCACAGACGGGTTCAGGTCCACAGACGGGTTCAGGTCCACAGACGGGTTCAGGTCTACAGACGGGTTCAGGTCTACAGACGGGTTCAGGTCTACAGAGAGTCCTCAGACGGGTTCAGGTCTACAGACGGGTTCAGGTCTACAGAGAGTCTACAGACGGGTTCAGGTCTACAGACGGGTTCAGGTCTACAGACGGGTTCAGGTCTACAGAGAGTCTACAGACGGGTTCAGGTCTACAGACGGGTTCAGGTCTACAGACGGGTTCAGGTCTACAGACGGTCTACAGACGGGTTCAGGTCTACAGACGGATTCAGGTCTACAGAGAGTCCTCAGACGGGTTCAGGTCTACAGACGAGTTCAGGTCCACAGACGGGTTCAGGTCTACAGACGGGTTCAGGTCTACAGACGGGTTCAGGTCTACAGAGAGctgctgatgaagatgaagatgatgaagatgatcgTGGTCCTCGTCCTCTCTGGTGTCCTCTGTGTCTCAGCAGAAGGTAAGATCCTGTCTCACATTGATAACTGACTGATCAACAGACCATCAGACTGATAACTGACTGAACAACAGACCATCAGACTGATAACTGACTGATCAACAGACCATCAGACTGTTAACTGACTGAACAACAGACAGTGTGTCAGTAGCtgatctttctgtttctcttcaggTCTACATCAGGACATTGCTATCACCGGCTGTTCAGACGTTGATGGAGAGAAGATGTTTGGACTGGATGGTGAAGAGGTCTGGTACGCAGACTTCAAGAACAACAGAGCAGTCGAGCCTCAGCCCAGTTTTGTAGATCATATGAGCTACCAAGAAGGAACTTTCGAATCTGCTAAGGCTAATCTACAGATCTGCAGATCAAACCTTCAAATTGATCGTAGAGCCTTCAAGGACTTCCCCCAGGAGAAGGGTAAAGACTAACTCGTGTCATTCTTCTCTCTGATCTGTCTCCAGCTGTTTAAATTAACAGTCACATTAACTGATGTCTTCCTGTCATTAACAGAATACACTttcatgtatatgtgtgtgtgtgtgtgtgtgtgtatatgtatatgctagcgtgttagcatgctagcattaTCTACCTGTCAGTAACAGAGTCCAGGTGAGGCTGATGAACATCTTCAGTTCTGCAGGTTTCTGGTTATAAACTAAACTATTaacaggttaccatggtgacctgatggtggcgctacagaGGAGAAGGCAGAGGGTCATTAGAGTTCTGATGGTTCATCCTGAAGGGAACATGAATGATGGAACTCATTTCATCAACATCCACACAAACAGTCCTTTCCTTCAGTGCTGCCAAACAAACCCCCTCATTCATTTCTCCTTATGTACAAGTTATATATTATCACCTGATCTACGACTCACAGGCTGAGCTGTCATTGTTCGTCTGTATATACGTCCTCTCCTTGTCTGTATATacgtcctctccttgtctctatATACGTCCTCTCCTTGTCTGTATATacgtcctctccttgtctctatatacgtcctctccttgtctctatATACAACCTCTCCTTGTCTGTATATACGTCCTCTCCTTGTCTGTATATacgtcctctccttgtctctatATACGTCCTCTTCTTGTCTCTATATacgtcctctccttgtctctatATACGTCCTCTTCTTGTCTGTATATACGTCCTCTCCTTGTCTGTATATACGCCTCTCCTTGTCTGTATATATGTCCTCTTCTTGTCTCTATATacgtcctctccttgtctctatATACGTCCTCTTCTTGTCTCTATATacgtcctctccttgtctctatatacgtcctctccttgtctctatATACGTCCTCTCCTTGTCTGTATATacgtcctctccttgtctctatatacgtcctctccttgtctctatatacgtcctctccttgtctctatATACGTCCTCTCCTTGTCTGTATATacgtcctctccttgtctctatatacgtcctctccttgtctctatatacgtcctctccttgtctctatATACGTCCTCTCCTTGTCTGTATATacgtcctctccttgtctctatATACGTCCTCTTCTTGTCTGTATATacgtcctctccttgtctctatATACGCCTCTCCTTGTCTGTATATATGTCCTCTTCTTGTCTCTATATacgtcctctccttgtctctatATACGTCCTCTTCTTATCTCTATATACGTCCTCTCCTTGTCTGTATATACGTCCTCTCCTTGTCTGTATATAcatcctctccttgtctctatATACGTCCTCTCCTTGTCTGTATATacgtcctctccttgtctctatatacgtcctctccttgtctctatATAcatcctctccttgt
Proteins encoded in this region:
- the LOC119484176 gene encoding uncharacterized protein LOC119484176 isoform X7, with protein sequence MGSRRALAHGVLPGLGPRGPAGILAHGVPLGTTRNSYMEPPPCGPTTCRARHRGRVQCEPGGRDQLLLLELLSVSSDGFRSTDGFRSTDGFRSTDGFRSTDGFRSTDGFRSTESLQTGSGLQTGSGLQTGSGLQTGSGPQTGSGPQTGSGPQTGSGLQTGSGLQTGSGLQRVYRRVQVYRRVQVYRRVQVYRRVQVYRRSTDGFRSTDGFRSTESPQTGSGLQTGSGLQMKMMKMIVVLVLSGVLCVSAEGLHQDIAITGCSDVDGEKMFGLDGEEVWYADFKNNRAVEPQPSFVDHMSYQEGTFESAKANLQICRSNLQIDRRAFKDFPQEKDAPSSPIVYTKDDVDLGQENILICHVTGFFPAPVNVSWTKNGEKVTVGTSINVPFPNKDGTFNQFSTLKFTPQLGDIYSCEVEHLALEQPLTRIWDVEVKLNVFCLQMWRSDSCLCVFSVSRCGEASARYWTISVLWTGSDGGSARCGCWNLLPHQRKRVQLIGWG
- the LOC119484176 gene encoding uncharacterized protein LOC119484176 isoform X11 → MGSRRALAHGVLPGLGPRGPAGILAHGVPLGTTRNSYMEPPPCGPTTCRARHRGRVQCEPGGRDQLLLLELLSVSSDGFRSTDGFRSTDGFRSTDGFRSTDGFRSTDGFRSTESLQTGSGLQTGSGLQTGSGLQTGSGPQTGSGPQTGSGPQTGSGLQTGSGLQTGSGLQRVYRRVQVYRRVQVYRRVQVYRRSTDGFRSTDGFRSTESPQTGSGLQTGSGLQMKMMKMIVVLVLSGVLCVSAEGLHQDIAITGCSDVDGEKMFGLDGEEVWYADFKNNRAVEPQPSFVDHMSYQEGTFESAKANLQICRSNLQIDRRAFKDFPQEKDAPSSPIVYTKDDVDLGQENILICHVTGFFPAPVNVSWTKNGEKVTVGTSINVPFPNKDGTFNQFSTLKFTPQLGDIYSCEVEHLALEQPLTRIWDVEVKLNVFCLQMWRSDSCLCVFSVSRCGEASARYWTISVLWTGSDGGSARCGCWNLLPHQRKRVQLIGWG
- the LOC119484176 gene encoding uncharacterized protein LOC119484176 isoform X50, with translation MGSRRALAHGVLPGLGPRGPAGILAHGVPLGTTRNSYMEPPPCGPTTCRARHRGRVQCEPGGRDQLLLLELLSVSSDGFRSTDGFRSTDGFRSTDGFRSTDGFRSTDGFRSTDGFRSTDGFRSTDGFRSTESLQTGSGLQTGSGLQTVYRRVQVYRRVQVHRRVQVYRRVQVYRRVQVYRELLMKMKMMKMIVVLVLSGVLCVSAEGLHQDIAITGCSDVDGEKMFGLDGEEVWYADFKNNRAVEPQPSFVDHMSYQEGTFESAKANLQICRSNLQIDRRAFKDFPQEKDAPSSPIVYTKDDVDLGQENILICHVTGFFPAPVNVSWTKNGEKVTVGTSINVPFPNKDGTFNQFSTLKFTPQLGDIYSCEVEHLALEQPLTRIWDVEVKLNVFCLQMWRSDSCLCVFSVSRCGEASARYWTISVLWTGSDGGSARCGCWNLLPHQRKRVQLIGWG
- the LOC119484176 gene encoding uncharacterized protein LOC119484176 isoform X40, with protein sequence MGSRRALAHGVLPGLGPRGPAGILAHGVPLGTTRNSYMEPPPCGPTTCRARHRGRVQCEPGGRDQLLLLELLSVSSDGFRSTDGFRSTDGFRSTDGFRSTDGFRSTDGFRSTESLQTGSGLQTGSGLQTGSGLQTGSGLQTGSGLQTGSGLQTGSGLQTVYRRVQVYRRVQVHRRVQVYRRVQVYRRVQVYRELLMKMKMMKMIVVLVLSGVLCVSAEGLHQDIAITGCSDVDGEKMFGLDGEEVWYADFKNNRAVEPQPSFVDHMSYQEGTFESAKANLQICRSNLQIDRRAFKDFPQEKDAPSSPIVYTKDDVDLGQENILICHVTGFFPAPVNVSWTKNGEKVTVGTSINVPFPNKDGTFNQFSTLKFTPQLGDIYSCEVEHLALEQPLTRIWDVEVKLNVFCLQMWRSDSCLCVFSVSRCGEASARYWTISVLWTGSDGGSARCGCWNLLPHQRKRVQLIGWG